cttaatgaacaaccggactacacctttctcaaggtgtttgggtgtgcttgctggccccatctccgtccatataacaagcgtaagctcgagtttcgttccaagaagtgtgtttttcttggttatagctctcttcataaaggatacaaatgtcttcatgtgcccactaatcgtgtctacatctctcgggatgttgtgtttgatgagcatgtttttccctttgccaaactccctgtgtccactaccgagccacctgtcatgcattcatcctctgttgcttctgaccaatttgatgatgttgcatattctcctctattgttgcctaaccatggtgcaggcactggtcgtggggctcgtttggagattctggaagtgccatcttcctcttcgtcgccatcgccttcatcctcggcaccttctgttgtgcatgaggagcacatggcgcccctgcatggcctcggtttccgtgctcatgcacggccgatcgacgtcctggcccggtcgcctctggcttctgggctgccttcgccatcgtcgcgccctgcaaccccgccgactgggcggcctcctcggtccccgtctcgcccagggcgtcggggcagtcatcaccaggcctggcctcgcccgcccctgcctcgcccagggtgtctgggcccttctcaccagggccggcctcgcctgctctcgcctcgccaaggccgtctgggccggtgtcaccggagctggcctcgcccactctcggttcgcccatggcctctgagcccctgtcgtcgggccagtcttcgccatgcagcccggaatcgtctgtcccgagctcgcctgaggtgattcctgcatctccgacgatcgtcacgtctccgtcaccttcgcctccgccggctcctgctgctgctctacgtccacatacgcgcagtcggagtggaatttttcagcctaagcaatgtcacgatggcacagttgcttggttagcggcgtgcatgtctgctgctctcgcagatccatcctctgagccacgcacgtatcaagctgctatgcgcattcctcattggagagaggccatggagcaggagtatcaagcgcttcttcgcaatcagacatggactcttgttcctccacaatcacgggtaaatgtcattgattccaaatgggttttcaaagtgaagaggcattctgatgggtccattgagcgctataaggctcgtctggttgctcgtggttttcgacagcgttttggacttgattatgaagacaccttcagtccagtggtcaagcctactaccatcagacttcttctctctctggctgttactcgaggttggtttcttcgtcagcttgatgttcaaaatgcttttcttcatggtgtcttggcggaggaggtttacatgcgccagcctccgggtttctctgatccggatcgccctgatcatctctgtcgtctatcCAAGGcattttatggtctgaagcaggctcctcgtgcttggcatgctcgtcttgcaatggctcttcgtgctcatggttttgcatcatcaactgctgactcctcattgtttcttcttcaaaggcctgaggttactatgtacttgttggtctatgtagatgatatcattttggtcagctcctctcagtcggctgctactgcgcttgttcgctcacttggtgctgattttgcggtcaaggaccttgggaagcttcattactttcttggtgtggaggttacttctcgtgctgctggccttgttatgacgcagaagaagtactctctggatttgttgcagcgagctgggatgcttaagtgcaaaccgacgactacacccatgtctaccactgataagctcgatgctgttgatggtgtgcttctttcttcttctgatgcgacagagtacaggagtattgttggtgggctccagtacttgacgatcacgcgaccagacatttcctatgctgttaaccgagtctgccagtatctgcagtcaccccgtgacactcattggtctgctgttaagcggattttgcgctatattcgtttcacggtggctcatggtttgcatattcggccgtctgactctggttgtctttcagcatattctgatgcagactgggctggcaatccggatgacaggcgatccacggggggttatgctgtcttctttggctctaacctgattgcctggagtgctcggaaacaggctactgtctcgcgtagcagtactgaggctgagtataaggctgtggccaatgccacatcagagatcatctgggtacagtccttgcttcaggagttaagtataccccaatcacagcctcctgttctttggtgtgataacatcggtgctacatacctttctgcaaatccggtattccatgcccgaacgaaacacattgaagttgactatcactttgtccgtgaacgtgtctctcagaagcaactacagatcaagtttatttcttccaaggatcaacttgctgacatcttcaccaagccattgcctttgccacagtttgagacttgcaggcgcaatcttacccttctagattcattagaaagtggctaagattgagggagggtgttagactgtatttacatgtgtatattgtaacgttgtatatcacctcattatatatatatgtgataggccaccctagagggttgtgccggttcccccaaagcctattgtcttacaaaaTTTACCCTGGGGCAGTGAAAATTCATGATCCGGCCCCTGCAGCCTGCCTGCCTGCCGGCTTCCTTCTGCTTCTTGCTGCTCCTCATCCGTCTGATCTGATCCGTATTGAATCCAAGAGAGAGATCATGGTACACAGAGAGATGGAACATGGAAGCTTtaggagggggagggggctgcAATCCGAGAGTTTCACCACCCTCTCATGCATCCCCCCACAATCATTTGCGCCACCCCATTTGCACTACCCTTCTCTCTCCACCTCATTCTCACTCtcactctcacacacacacactctctcttctCTCTCATGGCAGGGCCATGATCTATATAACATGCGCCCGGCCTTTGCTTGTTGCCTGCATATAATTCTGTCCCTCGCTTGCTTCTCCTTTACTTATTTAGCTACTCCTCCGTCTCCTCTCCTCTCCACTCCATCATCACCTCCACGACGCCTGCCTCCTCCCTCCTCGTCCTTCACGCTACTACAAAAGACCACACACAAGCAAGCAGAGTCACATCACACCACTGGCTAGCTCCCCTGCTCTGGCAACCCGATCTCTCGCATAAATTATTTCTTGGATCCCTTAGAGAGGATCCAGAGCAGCAGCAGTGGGATCTGCGCGCGCACCAGCTTccatgggcctcgacgtcgtggaAATATCCGAATTGGGGGCGCTCCGGCCGATCCAGACGGCCGTGGGCGGTGCGCGGGCTACAACAAGGCCGGGGGCGGACGATGACTCTGCCGAAACCGGCTGTGTCACACCCAAGGCGAGCGGCGCGCAATCGGCCACTGCAGGAGGAGTGGACGACGACGCTGCCACCGACAGCGGCTGCGTCACGCCGAGGGCGAGTGGCTCCCTGGCCATGCTGCCCATCGCGCCACTGCTGCAAGACGACGGCGTCGACGTCGGCTTCACCACGCCGCTGGCCACGGGTGGAGTAATTGGGCAGCGAGACGGCTGCGCCGCTGCCGGTGACGAGGGCAGCAGCTTCACCACGCCGACGACGACCGACAGCGCGCTGGTGCCGGCCACGGTGTGCCCGCCCGCGCCGCGCAAGTCGGGATCGGTGCCGACGAGGAAGCGGGCCCCGCTGCAGCAGCGGCTCTTCTTCTACCCGGTGCCGCACGACCTGACCACCGTCTTCGTCGCCGTGCCGCAGTGCCCGCCGCCCGCCAAGAAGATGCGGGCGCACGTGGTGGAGTCATCTGTGCCTCTAGGCACGTGAGATGCTGCCCCCGAAATTGGCTGCGTCACACTCAAAGCAAGCGACTCCATGGCCATGCTGCCCATGGCGCCACTGCAGTAAGACCTCGGCGCCGATGTGATCGGCCTCGCTACGCGGCCGGCCACGGGTGGAAAACTCGGGCCGGGTGACGGCTGCAAGTATGGCGCCGCTGCCGGCGACGAGGGCAGCTTCACCATGCATGCCGACGACGGCCGAGGGCGCGCTGGTGCCGTCCACGGTGTGCCCGCCGACGCCGACAAGGAAGCGTCGGCCGCTGCAGCAGAGGTTTTTCTACCACCGGTGCCGCGCGAGCTCACCACCGTCTTCGTCGCGGTGCCGCAGTCCCCGCCGCCGGCGAAGAAGATGCTGGTGCACCGTGCACGTTGTCGAACAGTCTGTGCCTCTAGGCATATGCTGCCGCGCGACATTGTCCCGGCCGCGAGTGCTGGAAAGAGTAGTGAAGCTTTATTGATATCTCATTCACACACAACACTAGCAGTGAAGTTTAGCTGAACCAGTGCTTCTCTGTCTGTTGGAGCTGAATCCCtcggctcctctctctctctctctctctctctctctctcNNNNNNNNNNNNNNNNNNNNNNNNNNNNNNNNNNNNNNNNNNNNNNNNNNNNNNNNNNNNNNNNNNNNNNNNNNNNNNNNNNNNNNNNNNNNNNNNNNNNNNNNNNNNNNNNNNNNNNNNNNNNNNNNNNNNNNNNNNNNNNNNNNNNNNNNNNNNNNNNNNNNNNNNNNNNNNNNNNNNNNNNNNNNNNNNNNNNAATACACGAGTTTTGTTTTGGTGACTTGCTGGCTTGCTGCCTTACACGGCCAATGCCTTTTTCTATTGTTGATGCACCGCAAACTTGTCTTACAGATGATATGATAGGCATATGTACATGCCATTTATAGGCTTTCCTACATCGAAGGACGCAGCTTCGATGCCTTAAAGGCACTTGtttttaggtcactgacatgtgggtcagtCATCTATTGGGCCTATATATATAGATACAaaagcaggtgccttaaggcaccgaaacaTCATCCCAAATCGACTAAGCACAGTGAGTTGTGTTCTGATGCACAAGTCGTCCCTAGCAATCTTCCTTTCATGCTAATCGCAATACTAAATTTGTACGGTCACTGCAAACTCTAACTTTGCTTTTAAACAACCTACACTTCCTATGCCTTCTTATGGCTCCCTCCAGGGCGATCAGGGGGCCAGCCCCAgcaccccggccgccgccgccttccccctctCCTCCACCTCGTCGTCCCTAGAGATGTCCGTCAGCTAAGCCTGTGCGTCGCCTGTGATGGGGACGGCGGGGATCTAGGCTGCAGCCCCGTGGTCTGGAGGGACAGGGGGCGCGAGATCGCCCTTCGGTCTTCGTCTTTCCCGGTGGTTCGGTCCTGCTCCGGCGGCTTCGTGGGAAGGGCGGATCAGGAGGGATGTGGCCATGGTTGACAAGTCGGTGGCGCCTCCGGTCAGATCTGATCTGGCTGGTGCCGTTGGCAGTGGTGGCCATCTCCTCCGtcggaggtggtcggcctgaggctagATGTTCAGACCTCGAGATCCGCCATCTAGTTCCGGCTACGAGTCGGGAAGACATAGTTACCtgtgaaaaccgagccgatggcAGGCGATGTCGGTGTTCTgcatcgttaccttgatgaaggcatcgtcgtgtaactactgtTGACCCACTCGTGcttctccgggggaaaccctaagaTATGATCTTCCAGATCAGACGATGGCGGAACacagtgtcgtttctctcttgggagcgtcATTTTGTGGAGCAAAGTTGGaagacagaggcaggaggtggagcggcttcgtcttgcatggagctttcgatggagatgtcaagtcatgcttggccgacaggtgctacgctatgtcatgcctggtcggcaggtgctacgcacgacagatcttccagaaTCTTCGCATCTGGACGGATGAGCGCGGGGCGGTGGTGTCGACGGATGGATGGACTTGCAAGGATGATGCAGATCTCTCTCTTGAAGATGGGTCAGCGGTTCGATGACGATGACGGCGtctaaaacgtgtgcatgtggCATACACATTAGGTCTGCTGCACCGGTTGTGTGTTCCGATACGTTATGTTGATGGATCGGCGACGACACCGGTTTTAGATATGGGGAGTGAGAGCACTCCATATTTTCGAgttttgtaggtgtgagtggtggctACGGGTGGCTTGATACATGTTCTTGTTAGACCTATGTTGAATATAAATAAAGATGGTCGTAAGCATGGATTGATGCAGAGGCCAAGGGTCATAACCACCTTTAAAAAAAAACTTCATATGCCTTCTCAAATTCTTTTTAAATGTCCGCAGACACGCCCAGTCAGTGAACCTCACATTAAGATCAAATGTAGGGAGCATATACGGACTCGGGGCCACACCCGATCAGTACGTCGCATAGGACTCGGCCCACTTCGGATCatctttcctttttcctttctttcttttctttctctctcttcatctGCATCAATGACATACAAATGACTAAACATATAAGAAAGAAAATAAGAAGTATGGCTGCATGAACGGACAAATAAGGGCTCAACACAGACACGACCTGTCACTGACCAGACACGTCTGTAGATGTTTAGAAGACCGAATTTTTTAAGTATGATTTTGGATGCCCTAACTGACAGTAAGCCTTAGCAAGGAGTGTTTATCCTTCTCTGGACACTCCTAAAAATAAGTGAAAATTTCATTAGAAGTAATACCATTGTACCTCAATTTTATCTTTGCAACTTGCACCTTGTCCACGGCCATGACTATGACCTCATCCTAGCGACGAGTCGCCATGATAAGTTGCTCTCGTGCACTTCCCATCTCTAGCGCCTTGAGGAACTCCTCTATGGCCATCTTGTTGACGTCAACAAATAGGGCAACAGATGAAGCCACGGATGAAATTGTTG
This portion of the Triticum dicoccoides isolate Atlit2015 ecotype Zavitan chromosome 7A, WEW_v2.0, whole genome shotgun sequence genome encodes:
- the LOC119331014 gene encoding uncharacterized protein LOC119331014, with the protein product MGLDVVEISELGALRPIQTAVGGARATTRPGADDDSAETGCVTPKASGAQSATAGGVDDDAATDSGCVTPRASGSLAMLPIAPLLQDDGVDVGFTTPLATGGVIGQRDGCAAAGDEGSSFTTPTTTDSALVPATVCPPAPRKSGSVPTRKRAPLQQRLFFYPVPHDLTTVFVAVPQCPPPAKKMRAHVVESSVPLGT